A genomic window from Aphelocoma coerulescens isolate FSJ_1873_10779 chromosome 30, UR_Acoe_1.0, whole genome shotgun sequence includes:
- the LPAR2 gene encoding lysophosphatidic acid receptor 2, protein MRHCFYNETVGFFYNNSRKELSAHWRPKDVLVVALGLAVSAVVLLTNLLVIAAIAANRRFHYPIYYLLANLAAADLFAGVAYMFLMFHTGPRTAQLSLRTWFIRQSLLDTSLTASVVNLLAIAVERHRTVLTMQLHSEMSAQRVVGLIFFIWATALLLGLIPSYGWHCLCSLESCSKMAPLYSRSYLTFWAVSNLLVFVVMVLVYGHIFVYVRRKMARVARHTGAHPRHRDTMVGLVKTVTIILGAFVICWTPGQVVLLLDGLGCQSCDVLAVEKYVLLLAEANSLINAVVYSWRDTEMRGAFRRILCFPCLRSPAYAPTALKADAQRGLGSRNGHVTVDSSI, encoded by the exons ATGAGGCACTGCTTCTACAACGAGACCGTCGGCTTCTTCTACAACAACAGCCGCAAGGAGCTCAGCGCGCACTGGCGGCCCAAGGACGTGCTGGTGGTGGCCCTGGGGCTAGCGGTCAGCGCCGTGGTGCTGCTGACCAACCTGCTGGTCATCGCCGCCATCGCCGCCAACCGCCGCTTCCACTACCCCATCTACTACCTGCTGGCCAACCTGGCGGCCGCCGACCTCTTCGCGGGCGTGGCCTACATGTTCCTCATGTTCCACACGGGCCCGCGCACGGCCCAGCTGTCGCTCAGGACTTGGTTCATCCGCCAGAGCTTGCTGGACACCAGCTTGACCGCCTCGGTGGTCAACCTGCTGGCCATCGCCGTGGAGAGGCACCGGACGGTGCTGACCATGCAGCTGCACAGCGAGATGTcggcgcagcgcgtggtgggcTTGATCTTCTTCATCTGGGCCACggcgctgctgctggggctcatCCCGTCCTACggctggcactgcctgtgctCGCTGGAGAGCTGCTCCAAGATGGCGCCGCTCTACAGCCGCAGCTACCTGACCTTCTGGGCCGTGTCCAACCTGCTGGTCTTCGTGGTCATGGTGCTGGTCTACGGCCACATCTTCGTCTACGTGCGCAGGAAGATGGCGCGCGTGGCCCGGCACACGGGCGCCCACCCGCGGCACCGCGACACCATGGTGGGGCTGGTCAAGACGGTCACCATTATCTTGG GCGCCTTCGTCATCTGCTGGACGCCGGGCcaggtggtgctgctgctggacgggctgggctgccagagctgcgaCGTGCTGGCCGTGGAGAAGTACGTGCTGCTGCTGGCCGAGGCCAACTCGCTCATCAACGCCGTCGTGTACTCGTGGCGCGACACCGAGATGCGCGGCGCCTTCCGCCGCATCCTGTGCTTCCCGTGCCTCCGGAGCCCGGCCTACGCCCCCACGGCGCTCAAGGCCGACGCCCAGCGGGGGCTGGGCTCCCGCAACGGCCACGTCACCGTGGATTCCTCCATTTAA
- the NXNL1 gene encoding nucleoredoxin-like protein 1 → MAWALFSGRALLAARCERRLDTERELRGALENRLLLLSFGAARCPRCRRFEPRLRRFWSRLTEPAHVERPEQLGLVYVGQESSREELRQFLRSAPRRWMAVPYGDSLGRELAQRFGVSELPAVVVLDPSGAVLVGNAVREIRELGAACFHNWRQAAELLERNFCPAEDSDGSAPRSLTEPLRRLKYRVWSREEEEEEEEEEEEKEGEGEEEEEEEE, encoded by the exons aTGGCCTGGGCGCTGTTCTCGGGCCGGGCGCTGCTGGCCGCGCGCTGCGAGCGCCGCCTGGACACGGAGCGGGAGCTGCGCGGGGCGCTGGAGAAccgcctgctgctgctctccttcgGCGCCGCGCGCTGCCCGCGCTGCCGCCGGTTCGAGCCCCGCCTGCGCCGCTTCTGGAGCCGCCTCACGGAGCCGGCGCACGTGGAGCGGCCCGAGCAGCTCGGCCTGGTCTACGTGGGGCAGGAGAGCAGCCGCGAGGAGCTGCGGCAGTTCCTGAGGTCCGCGCCCCGCAGGTGGATGGCCGTGCCCtacggggacagcctgggcag GGAGCTGGCGCAGCGCTTCGGCGTCTCCGAGCTGCCGGCCGTGGTGGTGCTGGATCCGAGCGGCGCCGTCCTGGTGGGAAACGCCGTGCGGGAAATCCGGGAGCTGGGAGCCGCCTGCTTCCACAACTGGCGGCAAGCGGCCGAGCTGCTGGAGCGCAACTTCTGCCCGGCCGAGGATTCCGACGGATCCGCGCCCCGGAGCCTCACGGAGCCGCTCCGGCGCCTCAAGTACCGCGTGTGGTcccgggaggaggaggaggaagaggaggaggaggaggaggaaaaggaaggggaaggggaggaagaggaggaggaagaggagtag